From a region of the Actinomadura luzonensis genome:
- a CDS encoding DUF5709 domain-containing protein has translation MSHHTPEHDPRSRFEDEGIPDLQDGTPEQQWAVDPQEAPLPADHPVAVNDFGTTIDEQIQGESLDGRLQREVPEEQPAFGVEESATADRLPTDQDDAPEVERVTEESGLGVGSDLDTSYERDDDVDPGWGAQPEEPSGQVWDEPRRAGRLVAPDEGAHGDTEPDEVATEVGPDMGGYSAEEAAMRVEPE, from the coding sequence ATGAGCCATCACACACCCGAGCACGACCCTCGCTCCCGTTTCGAGGACGAGGGCATCCCGGACCTCCAGGACGGCACGCCCGAGCAGCAGTGGGCGGTGGACCCGCAGGAGGCCCCGCTGCCGGCCGACCACCCGGTGGCGGTGAACGACTTCGGCACCACGATCGACGAGCAGATCCAGGGCGAGTCGCTGGACGGCCGCCTCCAGCGCGAGGTGCCAGAGGAGCAGCCGGCGTTCGGGGTGGAGGAGTCCGCCACCGCTGACCGGCTGCCCACCGACCAGGACGACGCGCCCGAGGTCGAGCGGGTCACCGAGGAGAGCGGCCTCGGCGTGGGGTCCGACCTGGACACGAGCTACGAGCGCGACGACGACGTGGACCCGGGGTGGGGCGCGCAGCCCGAGGAGCCGTCCGGCCAGGTGTGGGACGAGCCGCGGCGGGCCGGCCGGCTGGTCGCCCCCGACGAGGGGGCGCACGGCGACACCGAGCCCGACGAGGTCGCGACGGAGGTCGGCCCCGACATGGGCGGCTACAGCGCGGAAGAGGCCGCCATGCGGGTCGAGCCCGAGTAA
- a CDS encoding acyl-CoA dehydrogenase family protein, which produces MADLLTGDFYGFEELLADDERKTLLRVREFLREKVVPIANDYWARAEFPTHLVQGYADLGIAGLAYDEVPGPRPSSLLSGFLAMEMAHADPSMATFFGVHTGLAMGSVAACGSAEQRERWLPAMSRMEKIGAFALTEPDGGSDVSGGMRTTARREGDTWVLDGAKRWIGNATFADLVVVWARDPEDKHVKGFVVEKGTPGFTATKIENKMALRSVQNADITLDGCRVPEANRLQNAHSFRDTAGILRRTRSGVAWQAVGVMLAAYEIALDYAKEREQFGRPIGKFQLVQDLLVRMLGNATASLGMVVRLAQLQDAGTYRDEHSALAKAYCTTRMREVVGWARELLAGNGIVLDYDIGRFVADAEALYSYEGTREINTLIVGRAVTGLSAFV; this is translated from the coding sequence ATGGCGGACCTGCTGACCGGGGACTTCTACGGGTTCGAGGAGCTGCTCGCCGACGACGAGCGCAAGACGCTGCTGCGGGTGCGGGAGTTCCTGCGCGAGAAGGTCGTGCCCATCGCCAACGACTACTGGGCCCGCGCCGAGTTCCCGACGCACCTGGTGCAGGGGTACGCCGACCTGGGCATCGCCGGGCTCGCCTACGACGAGGTGCCGGGGCCGCGGCCGAGCAGCCTGCTCAGCGGCTTCCTGGCGATGGAGATGGCGCACGCCGACCCGTCGATGGCGACCTTCTTCGGCGTGCACACCGGCCTCGCCATGGGCAGCGTCGCCGCCTGCGGCTCGGCCGAGCAGCGGGAGCGCTGGCTGCCCGCGATGAGCAGGATGGAGAAGATCGGCGCGTTCGCGCTGACCGAGCCGGACGGCGGCTCGGACGTCTCCGGCGGCATGCGCACCACGGCCCGCCGCGAGGGCGACACCTGGGTGCTGGACGGCGCCAAGCGCTGGATCGGCAACGCCACGTTCGCCGACCTCGTCGTGGTGTGGGCCCGCGACCCCGAGGACAAGCACGTCAAGGGGTTCGTGGTGGAGAAGGGCACGCCCGGCTTCACCGCCACCAAGATCGAGAACAAGATGGCGCTGCGCTCGGTGCAGAACGCCGACATCACGCTCGACGGCTGCCGCGTTCCCGAGGCGAACCGGCTGCAGAACGCGCACTCCTTCCGCGACACGGCCGGCATCCTGCGCCGCACCCGCAGCGGCGTCGCCTGGCAGGCGGTCGGCGTGATGCTGGCCGCCTACGAGATCGCCCTCGACTACGCCAAGGAGCGCGAGCAGTTCGGCCGGCCCATCGGCAAGTTCCAGCTCGTGCAGGACCTGCTGGTGCGGATGCTGGGCAACGCCACGGCCTCGCTCGGCATGGTGGTGCGGCTGGCCCAGCTCCAGGACGCCGGCACCTACCGGGACGAGCACTCGGCGCTGGCCAAGGCGTACTGCACGACGCGGATGCGCGAGGTCGTCGGCTGGGCGCGCGAGCTACTGGCGGGCAACGGCATCGTGCTCGACTACGACATCGGCCGCTTCGTGGCCGACGCCGAGGCCCTCTACTCCTACGAGGGCACCCGCGAGATCAACACGCTCATCGTGGGCCGCGCGGTGACGGGGCTGAGCGCCTTCGTCTGA
- a CDS encoding DUF3040 domain-containing protein, whose translation MSLSDRERRLLAEIERNLRCRDPRFTRRIDALNRQGPQRFACHVSTRQVVCVLLVVVALTFLSAAILVLTAPQGRPPAHQTKALSPVTARPTMSVLISRVPS comes from the coding sequence GTGAGCCTCTCCGATCGCGAGCGGCGCCTGCTGGCCGAGATCGAGCGCAACCTGCGCTGCCGCGATCCCCGCTTCACCCGCCGCATCGACGCGCTCAACCGGCAGGGGCCGCAGCGCTTCGCCTGCCACGTGAGCACCCGCCAGGTGGTCTGCGTCCTGCTCGTGGTGGTGGCGCTGACCTTCCTGTCGGCGGCCATCCTGGTGCTGACCGCCCCGCAGGGCCGGCCGCCCGCGCATCAGACGAAGGCGCTCAGCCCCGTCACCGCGCGGCCCACGATGAGCGTGTTGATCTCGCGGGTGCCCTCGTAG
- the ctaD gene encoding aa3-type cytochrome oxidase subunit I, with protein sequence MTTYKSGEEPLTSPLAPARHPRKGAVIARWMSSTDHKVIGYLYLITSFLFFSLAGVMALIIRAELAQPGLQVVSQQAYNQLFTMHGTIMMLLFATPLFAGFANVIMPLQIGSPDVAFPRLNAISYWLFLFGGLIVFSAIFTNLGMPDFGWTAYTPLSHSTFSVGQGGDLWVMGLAMSGLGTILGAVNFFTTIICMRAPGLSMFRMSIFTWNVLLTSMLVLMAFPVLTAALLALEADRKLGTHVYDAANGGPMLYQHLFWFFGHPEVYIIALPFFGIITEVIPVFSRKPIFGYIGLVGATVAISGLSMTVWAHHMFATGQVLLPFFSFLTFLIAVPTGVKFFNWIGTMWRGHLTFQTPMMFAIGFLITFLLGGLTGVILGSPPLDFHLHDSYFVVAHFHYVVFGTVVFAMFAGFYFWWPKMTGRMLNDHIGKWHFWLLFIGFHTTFLVQHWLGVAGMPRRYADYSAADGFTDLHLISSVGAFVLGVSTLPFLYNVWWTARHSPRVELDDPWGYGNSLEWATSCPPPRHNFVSMPMIRSERPAFDLHYPHTRHRRDDDELTGPADSER encoded by the coding sequence ATGACGACGTACAAGTCCGGCGAGGAGCCGCTGACCTCACCGCTGGCGCCCGCGCGTCACCCCCGCAAGGGGGCGGTGATCGCGAGGTGGATGTCCTCCACCGACCACAAGGTGATCGGCTACCTGTACCTGATCACCTCGTTCCTGTTCTTCTCCCTGGCCGGGGTCATGGCGCTGATCATCCGCGCCGAGCTGGCCCAGCCGGGGCTGCAGGTGGTCAGCCAGCAGGCCTACAACCAGCTCTTCACCATGCACGGCACGATCATGATGCTGCTGTTCGCGACGCCGCTGTTCGCCGGGTTCGCCAACGTCATCATGCCGCTGCAGATCGGCTCGCCCGACGTGGCCTTCCCCCGGCTGAACGCGATCAGCTACTGGCTGTTCCTGTTCGGCGGCCTGATCGTGTTCAGCGCGATCTTCACCAACCTCGGCATGCCCGACTTCGGCTGGACGGCGTACACGCCGCTGTCGCACTCCACGTTCAGCGTCGGCCAGGGCGGCGACCTGTGGGTGATGGGCCTGGCGATGTCGGGCCTCGGCACGATCCTCGGCGCGGTCAACTTCTTCACCACGATCATCTGCATGCGCGCGCCCGGGCTCAGCATGTTCCGCATGTCGATCTTCACCTGGAACGTGCTGCTGACCAGCATGCTCGTGCTGATGGCGTTCCCGGTGCTGACCGCGGCGCTGCTCGCGCTGGAGGCCGACCGCAAGCTCGGCACGCACGTCTACGACGCCGCCAACGGCGGCCCCATGCTCTACCAGCACCTGTTCTGGTTCTTCGGGCACCCCGAGGTCTACATCATCGCGCTGCCGTTCTTCGGCATCATCACCGAGGTGATCCCGGTCTTCAGCCGCAAGCCGATCTTCGGCTACATAGGGCTCGTGGGCGCGACCGTGGCCATCTCGGGGCTGTCGATGACGGTGTGGGCGCACCACATGTTCGCCACCGGGCAGGTGCTGCTGCCGTTCTTCTCGTTCCTGACGTTCCTCATCGCGGTGCCGACGGGCGTGAAGTTCTTCAACTGGATCGGCACCATGTGGCGGGGGCACCTGACGTTCCAGACGCCGATGATGTTCGCGATCGGGTTCCTCATCACGTTCCTGCTCGGCGGCCTGACCGGGGTGATCCTCGGCTCGCCGCCGCTCGACTTCCACCTGCACGACTCCTACTTCGTCGTCGCGCACTTCCACTACGTGGTGTTCGGGACCGTGGTGTTCGCCATGTTCGCCGGGTTCTACTTCTGGTGGCCGAAGATGACCGGCCGGATGCTCAACGACCACATCGGCAAGTGGCACTTCTGGCTGCTGTTCATCGGTTTCCACACCACGTTCCTGGTGCAGCACTGGCTGGGCGTGGCCGGGATGCCGCGCCGCTACGCCGACTACAGCGCCGCCGACGGCTTCACCGACCTGCACCTGATCTCCTCGGTCGGCGCGTTCGTCCTGGGCGTCTCGACGCTGCCGTTCCTCTACAACGTCTGGTGGACCGCCCGGCACTCGCCCCGCGTCGAGCTGGACGACCCCTGGGGCTACGGCAACTCCCTGGAGTGGGCCACCTCGTGCCCGCCGCCCCGGCACAACTTCGTCAGCATGCCGATGATCCGCTCCGAGCGGCCCGCCTTCGACCTGCACTACCCGCACACCCGCCACCGCCGCGACGACGACGAGCTGACGGGCCCGGCGGACAGCGAGCGGTGA
- a CDS encoding S9 family peptidase, translated as MTPTPDLGGLARLPAPAGLTAESCLAPALAPDDSAVAYVSDRDGSPRVWVQPLGEDAEPWPVDTGPQPVVDVSWAPTGGHLAVLVAPGGGEHTQVEAVQTHGGDLRTLAAPPGGSASMVRWTGRGETLLVAETAADGLTSAVLVDAVTGARRPIAAGHLLWPAGVSRDHATMLLRRGPRGARHMYLADLAHGEERRLLPGLPGTTDTGALSPDGRTAYLLTDAGRDRAALLAVRRDALVTLDAALDGRAGEAEVLAERPDAELDRFALSADGRRALLVWNRAGRSELDVLDLEAGELRPLPPPPAAVVTSARIAWHGTLAALAAESPEEPSHVLVCDLEAGRYRRVAGSGPSPHAAGAEHLRFRARDGLELTGWLYRPPHVSGPAPYALYLHGGPEDEERPTFNPLFQNLVAAGIGVFAPNVRGSGGHGRAFRRADDGPLRFRAVEDVADCAAELVARGLADPGRLACTGWSYGGYLTLAALVTHPGLFRAGVDVAGIADFETFYARTEPWIAEAAVGEYGHPETDRDLLRALSPLRSLDRLAAPLLVVHGAADTNVPLYEAEQVLAAARALGLPCEALIFDDEGHEIRQVANRISFVAKVVDWLSHQLQTVEHSSTGRKDFGQAG; from the coding sequence ATGACGCCGACGCCGGACCTCGGCGGGCTCGCGCGCCTGCCCGCGCCCGCCGGACTCACCGCCGAGAGCTGCCTGGCCCCGGCCCTCGCCCCGGACGACAGCGCCGTCGCCTACGTCAGCGACCGGGACGGCAGCCCCCGCGTCTGGGTCCAGCCGCTCGGCGAGGACGCCGAGCCCTGGCCGGTGGACACCGGGCCGCAGCCGGTCGTGGACGTGAGCTGGGCGCCCACCGGCGGCCACCTGGCGGTGCTGGTCGCGCCGGGCGGCGGCGAGCACACGCAGGTGGAGGCGGTCCAGACGCACGGGGGCGACCTGCGCACGCTGGCCGCCCCGCCGGGCGGCAGTGCCTCGATGGTGCGCTGGACCGGCCGCGGCGAGACGCTGCTCGTCGCCGAGACCGCCGCCGACGGCCTGACCAGCGCCGTGCTCGTGGACGCCGTCACTGGGGCGCGCCGGCCGATCGCGGCGGGCCACCTGCTGTGGCCGGCCGGGGTCAGCCGCGACCACGCGACGATGCTGCTGCGGCGCGGCCCGCGCGGCGCCCGCCACATGTACCTGGCGGACCTGGCGCACGGCGAGGAGCGGCGGCTGCTGCCCGGCCTGCCCGGCACGACGGACACCGGCGCGCTGTCGCCGGACGGCCGCACCGCGTACCTGCTCACCGACGCCGGCCGTGACCGCGCCGCCCTGCTGGCCGTGCGGCGGGACGCCCTGGTCACCCTCGACGCCGCCCTCGACGGGCGGGCCGGCGAGGCGGAGGTGCTGGCCGAGCGGCCGGACGCCGAGCTGGACCGGTTCGCGCTCAGCGCCGACGGCCGCCGCGCGCTGCTGGTCTGGAACCGGGCGGGCCGCAGCGAGCTCGACGTCCTCGACCTGGAGGCGGGCGAGCTGCGCCCGCTGCCGCCGCCGCCCGCCGCCGTCGTCACCTCCGCCCGCATCGCCTGGCACGGCACCCTGGCCGCGCTCGCCGCGGAGAGCCCAGAGGAGCCCTCCCACGTGCTGGTGTGCGACCTGGAGGCGGGCCGCTACCGGCGGGTCGCCGGGTCGGGCCCGTCGCCGCACGCGGCCGGGGCCGAGCACCTGCGCTTCCGCGCCCGCGACGGGCTGGAGCTGACCGGCTGGCTCTACCGGCCGCCGCACGTCAGCGGGCCCGCCCCGTACGCGCTCTACCTGCACGGCGGCCCCGAGGACGAGGAGCGGCCGACCTTCAACCCGCTGTTCCAGAACCTGGTGGCGGCCGGGATCGGGGTGTTCGCCCCCAACGTGCGCGGCTCCGGCGGCCACGGCCGCGCCTTCCGCCGCGCCGACGACGGCCCGCTGCGCTTCCGCGCCGTCGAGGACGTCGCCGACTGCGCGGCCGAGCTGGTCGCGCGCGGCCTCGCCGACCCGGGCCGGCTGGCCTGCACGGGCTGGTCGTACGGCGGTTACCTCACCCTGGCCGCCCTGGTCACCCACCCGGGCCTGTTCCGCGCGGGCGTGGACGTGGCCGGCATCGCCGACTTCGAGACCTTCTACGCCCGCACCGAGCCGTGGATCGCCGAGGCCGCCGTCGGCGAGTACGGCCACCCGGAGACCGACCGCGACCTGCTGCGCGCCCTGTCGCCGCTGCGCTCCCTCGACCGGCTGGCGGCCCCGCTCCTGGTCGTGCACGGCGCGGCGGACACCAACGTCCCCCTGTACGAGGCCGAGCAGGTGCTCGCCGCCGCCCGCGCGCTCGGCCTGCCGTGCGAGGCGCTGATCTTCGACGACGAGGGTCACGAGATCCGCCAGGTCGCCAACCGGATCAGTTTCGTGGCGAAAGTGGTGGATTGGCTTTCCCATCAGCTGCAAACGGTCGAGCACTCCTCAACCGGTCGTAAGGACTTCGGCCAGGCCGGGTGA
- a CDS encoding N-acetylglutaminylglutamine amidotransferase produces MCGLSGEIRFDGVEADIAAVDRMTEAMHDRGPDGSGLWSQGPIALGHRRLKIIDLSEKAAQPMVDGELGLAVVFNGCLYNYGELRDELRREGYSFFSTSDTEVLMKAYHRWGPACVEHFKGMFAFAVAERDTGRLVLGRDRLGIKPMYLAEDGRRLRFASTMPALLAAGDVDTSVDPVALHHYMTFHSLVPGERTILAGVRKLPAATVRVVDADGTSREHRYWDPSYTRGALPEHAGLTAGEWRQAVLDALRTAVRRRMVADVPVGVLLSGGLDSSLIVALLAEEGQEGLATFSIGFEPAGGEKGDEFAYSDLIAERFGTDHHRIRIPDSRLVDGLEQAVRAMAEPMVSHDCVAFHLLSQEVAKYVKVVQSGQGADEVFAGYRWFPPLADVPREQAAEVYAREFFDRPHGELARILAPGHLLDHDASGDYVRAHLARPGAETALDAVLRLETTAMLVDDPVKRVDNMTMAHGLEARTPFLDHELVELAAACPAELKLAHGGKGVLKDAARRLLPADVIDRPKGYFPVPAIRHVDGPVLELVRDALTSRAARERGLFRPEYVERLLADPEADRTTTGVNTLWQLGLLELWMQAHGV; encoded by the coding sequence ATGTGCGGGCTGAGCGGCGAGATCCGCTTCGATGGCGTCGAGGCGGACATCGCCGCGGTGGACCGGATGACGGAGGCGATGCACGACCGCGGGCCGGACGGCTCGGGATTGTGGTCGCAGGGCCCGATCGCCCTGGGCCACCGCCGCCTGAAGATCATCGATCTGTCGGAGAAGGCGGCCCAGCCGATGGTGGACGGCGAGCTGGGCCTCGCGGTGGTCTTCAACGGCTGCCTGTACAACTACGGCGAGCTGCGCGACGAGCTGCGCCGCGAGGGCTACTCCTTCTTCTCCACCTCCGACACCGAGGTGCTGATGAAGGCCTACCACCGGTGGGGCCCGGCGTGCGTCGAGCACTTCAAGGGCATGTTCGCCTTCGCCGTCGCCGAGCGTGACACCGGCCGGCTGGTGCTCGGCCGCGACCGGCTCGGCATCAAGCCGATGTACCTGGCCGAGGACGGCCGCCGGCTGCGCTTCGCCTCGACCATGCCCGCCCTGCTGGCGGCCGGCGACGTGGACACCTCCGTGGACCCGGTGGCCCTGCACCACTACATGACCTTCCACTCGCTGGTGCCGGGGGAGCGGACCATCCTCGCCGGGGTGCGCAAGCTGCCCGCCGCAACCGTACGGGTGGTGGACGCCGACGGCACGAGCCGCGAGCACCGCTACTGGGACCCGTCCTACACCCGCGGCGCGCTGCCCGAGCACGCCGGCCTCACCGCCGGCGAGTGGCGGCAGGCGGTCCTCGACGCGCTGCGCACGGCGGTGCGCCGCCGCATGGTGGCCGACGTGCCGGTGGGCGTGCTGCTGTCCGGCGGCCTGGACTCCAGCCTGATCGTGGCGCTGCTCGCCGAGGAGGGGCAGGAGGGGCTGGCCACGTTCAGCATCGGCTTCGAGCCGGCGGGCGGCGAGAAGGGCGACGAGTTCGCCTACTCCGACCTGATCGCCGAGCGCTTCGGCACCGACCACCACCGCATCCGCATCCCCGACAGCCGGCTCGTGGACGGCCTGGAGCAGGCGGTGCGGGCGATGGCGGAGCCGATGGTCAGCCACGACTGCGTGGCCTTCCACCTGCTGTCGCAGGAGGTCGCCAAATACGTCAAGGTGGTGCAGTCCGGGCAGGGGGCCGACGAGGTGTTCGCCGGCTACCGCTGGTTCCCGCCGCTCGCGGACGTGCCGCGCGAGCAGGCCGCCGAGGTCTACGCCCGCGAGTTCTTCGACCGCCCGCACGGCGAGCTGGCCCGCATCCTCGCGCCCGGGCACCTGCTGGACCACGACGCCAGCGGCGACTACGTCCGCGCCCACCTGGCCAGGCCCGGCGCGGAGACCGCGCTGGACGCCGTGCTGCGCCTGGAGACCACCGCCATGCTGGTGGACGACCCGGTCAAACGGGTGGACAACATGACCATGGCCCACGGCCTGGAGGCCCGCACGCCGTTCCTCGACCACGAGCTGGTCGAGCTGGCCGCGGCCTGCCCCGCCGAGCTGAAGCTGGCCCACGGCGGCAAGGGCGTGCTGAAGGACGCCGCCCGCCGCCTGCTGCCCGCCGACGTCATCGACCGGCCCAAGGGCTACTTCCCGGTGCCCGCCATCCGGCACGTGGACGGCCCCGTCCTGGAGCTGGTGCGCGACGCGCTGACCAGCCGGGCGGCCCGCGAGCGCGGCCTGTTCCGCCCCGAGTACGTCGAGCGCCTGCTGGCCGACCCGGAGGCCGACCGCACCACGACCGGCGTGAACACGCTCTGGCAGCTCGGCCTGCTCGAACTGTGGATGCAGGCCCACGGGGTATGA
- a CDS encoding carboxylate-amine ligase — translation MPERGRPIKVGVEEEFHIVDLRTRHVAARSGLLLEALPAARFTHELQRSMVESNSLPFRDLRELAGDLCGMRAALIREADALGLGVMAAGSPQLVAEGQLKIFPDARYERMLTDFQVLTREQLICGMHVHAEVRDRELAVAVAHRLAPWLPPLLALSASSPFWYAADTGYASYRTLVWQRWPTAGPIPHFGSAAEYQEMIEELVRSGVISDAGMIYFDIRPSQHLPTVEMRICDSCPSVADIVLIAGLYRALVAAELAELAELEREPGREPGVHLGTVRAATWQAARSGLEGELVDPVKGVPRPAAEVIALLLDRAAPHLRAAGDQELVTALARRALARGSSAARQRAAHARRGRLSDVVDLLLAETRALDWDRDLRPAA, via the coding sequence GTGCCGGAGCGGGGGAGGCCGATCAAAGTCGGGGTGGAGGAGGAGTTCCACATCGTGGACCTGAGGACGCGCCACGTGGCCGCCCGCTCGGGGCTGCTGCTGGAGGCGCTGCCCGCTGCCCGCTTCACGCACGAGCTGCAGCGCTCGATGGTGGAGTCCAACAGCCTGCCCTTCCGCGACCTCCGCGAGCTGGCCGGGGACCTGTGCGGCATGCGCGCCGCGCTGATCCGCGAGGCCGACGCGCTCGGCCTCGGCGTCATGGCCGCGGGCAGCCCCCAGCTCGTGGCCGAGGGCCAGCTCAAGATCTTCCCCGACGCGCGCTACGAGCGCATGCTCACCGACTTCCAGGTGCTCACCCGCGAGCAGCTCATCTGCGGCATGCACGTGCACGCCGAGGTGCGCGACCGGGAGCTGGCGGTGGCCGTCGCGCACCGGCTCGCGCCGTGGCTGCCGCCGCTGCTGGCGCTGAGCGCCAGCTCCCCGTTCTGGTACGCCGCCGACACCGGCTACGCCAGCTACCGCACCCTGGTGTGGCAGCGCTGGCCCACGGCGGGCCCGATCCCGCACTTCGGCTCGGCCGCCGAGTACCAGGAGATGATCGAGGAGCTGGTCCGGTCCGGGGTCATCAGCGACGCCGGGATGATCTACTTCGACATCCGGCCGTCGCAGCACCTGCCGACGGTCGAGATGCGCATCTGCGACTCCTGCCCGAGCGTGGCGGACATCGTGCTGATCGCCGGCCTGTACCGGGCGCTGGTCGCCGCCGAGCTGGCCGAGCTGGCGGAGCTCGAACGCGAGCCGGGCCGCGAGCCCGGGGTGCACCTGGGCACGGTGCGGGCGGCCACCTGGCAGGCGGCGCGCTCGGGCCTGGAGGGCGAGCTGGTCGATCCGGTCAAGGGGGTGCCGCGCCCGGCGGCCGAGGTGATCGCGCTCCTGCTCGACCGGGCGGCCCCGCACCTGCGCGCGGCGGGGGACCAGGAGCTGGTGACGGCGCTGGCCCGGCGGGCGCTGGCGCGGGGCAGCTCGGCGGCGCGGCAGCGGGCCGCCCACGCCCGGCGCGGCCGCCTGAGCGACGTGGTGGACCTGCTGCTGGCCGAGACCCGGGCCCTGGACTGGGACCGGGACCTGCGCCCCGCGGCCTGA
- a CDS encoding acyltransferase family protein, with the protein MSLPAARLAWLDALRGPAALAVTAHHAGWTFVPALYAVVDARIDLGTWGVFVFFLVSGYIIPASLERHGDLRAFWTGRAFRLLPLLLAAFCAVLLLAAAGLLPLAPGLGSRPLPLVALGNVTMLQELLDLPAVVNVTWTLSYEMAFYLMSVALYALGQARRSAPIALALAVLAVPLGLLLPRAVVGHRDLVAALLGLAVTAAVAVTALGRGRARTAAAAAGGLLGLALVLLGSRGGTWQGVIILAAMFAGTAVYRAERGEIRWRAAAVAVAAVVGCGIPAKDDPGWAPALVLAFAVFGLAFALRARAFPRWLTWLGVVSFSLYLLHPILLRLVPALWLYYLVLIPLCAVTYHVIEAPAQRAGRRLRGPGQRELSP; encoded by the coding sequence ATGTCCCTGCCCGCTGCCCGGCTGGCCTGGCTGGACGCCCTGCGGGGGCCGGCGGCGCTGGCCGTCACCGCGCACCACGCCGGCTGGACCTTCGTGCCCGCCCTGTACGCCGTCGTGGACGCGCGCATCGACCTCGGCACCTGGGGCGTGTTCGTGTTCTTCCTGGTGAGCGGGTACATCATCCCGGCCTCGCTGGAGCGGCACGGCGACCTGCGGGCCTTCTGGACCGGCCGGGCCTTCCGCCTGCTGCCGCTCCTGCTGGCCGCCTTCTGCGCCGTGCTCCTGCTGGCCGCCGCCGGGCTGCTGCCGCTCGCGCCGGGGCTCGGCTCGCGCCCGCTCCCCCTCGTCGCGCTCGGCAACGTGACGATGCTCCAGGAGCTGCTCGACCTGCCCGCCGTGGTCAACGTGACCTGGACGCTGTCGTACGAGATGGCGTTCTACCTGATGAGCGTGGCCCTGTACGCGCTGGGCCAGGCGCGCAGGTCGGCGCCGATCGCGCTGGCCCTGGCGGTGCTCGCCGTGCCCCTCGGCCTGCTCTTACCACGCGCCGTCGTCGGCCACCGCGACCTGGTCGCGGCGCTGCTCGGCCTGGCCGTGACCGCCGCCGTCGCGGTCACCGCGCTCGGCCGCGGCCGGGCCAGGACGGCGGCCGCCGCCGCGGGCGGGCTGCTCGGTTTGGCGCTGGTGCTCCTCGGCAGCCGGGGCGGCACCTGGCAGGGCGTCATCATCCTGGCGGCCATGTTCGCGGGCACCGCCGTGTACCGGGCCGAGCGCGGCGAGATCCGGTGGCGGGCGGCGGCCGTCGCCGTGGCGGCCGTGGTGGGCTGTGGGATCCCTGCCAAGGACGACCCCGGCTGGGCGCCGGCGCTCGTGCTGGCCTTCGCGGTGTTCGGGCTGGCGTTCGCGCTCCGCGCGCGGGCCTTCCCGCGCTGGCTGACCTGGCTCGGCGTGGTCAGCTTCTCCCTCTACCTGCTGCACCCGATCCTGCTGCGCCTGGTGCCCGCGCTGTGGCTGTACTACCTGGTGCTCATCCCGTTGTGCGCGGTGACGTACCACGTGATCGAGGCCCCGGCGCAGCGCGCGGGCCGCCGCCTGCGCGGGCCGGGACAGCGGGAACTGTCGCCGTGA